Proteins encoded by one window of Microcoleus sp. FACHB-68:
- a CDS encoding ATP-dependent Clp protease proteolytic subunit, which yields MPIGIPQVPYRLPGQPYTQWIDIYTRLSLERIIFLSREVNDGVANSIIARMLYLDSEDQGKDILLYINSPGGSVTAGLAIYDTMQHIKSDVVTICVGMAASMGAFLLTAGTKGKRLALPHARIMIHQPLGGAQGQASDIEIEAREIIRTRRQLNDMMVQRTGQPLSKIEKDTDRDYFMSAQEAKEYGLIDRVIEERPA from the coding sequence ATGCCCATTGGTATTCCTCAAGTTCCCTACCGCCTCCCAGGCCAACCTTACACCCAGTGGATTGATATCTACACTCGCCTTTCTCTGGAAAGAATTATTTTCCTGAGTCGAGAAGTCAATGATGGAGTTGCAAATTCTATCATCGCTCGGATGCTTTATTTAGATTCCGAGGATCAAGGCAAAGATATTCTTCTGTACATCAATTCTCCGGGCGGTTCGGTAACAGCCGGCTTGGCGATTTATGACACAATGCAGCACATTAAATCAGATGTGGTGACAATTTGTGTGGGAATGGCAGCCTCAATGGGTGCGTTCCTCCTCACTGCCGGCACCAAAGGGAAGCGACTCGCACTTCCCCACGCACGGATCATGATCCACCAACCCCTTGGCGGTGCTCAAGGACAAGCTTCAGACATCGAAATTGAAGCCAGAGAGATCATCCGCACTCGCCGGCAACTCAATGACATGATGGTACAGCGAACCGGCCAACCTCTCTCTAAAATTGAGAAGGATACCGACCGCGATTATTTCATGTCTGCTCAAGAGGCGAAAGAATACGGCTTAATTGACCGAGTCATTGAAGAGCGTCCCGCCTAA
- a CDS encoding bromodomain-containing protein produces MDLKYKWKNGYKPSRDEAARNESLLDEGQFKSDKDRQLAEQEARKHLGVPVRTSDESASVLPHAAPPPE; encoded by the coding sequence ATGGACTTGAAGTATAAGTGGAAAAATGGCTATAAGCCGAGTCGAGATGAGGCGGCACGAAATGAGTCCCTGCTGGACGAGGGACAGTTTAAGAGCGACAAAGACCGGCAGCTAGCAGAACAAGAGGCGAGAAAGCATTTAGGCGTGCCGGTGCGAACCTCAGATGAGAGTGCGTCTGTACTGCCTCACGCCGCTCCGCCTCCAGAATAA
- a CDS encoding PAS domain S-box protein, producing MYASEHELFRHFLEHLPYAVAMVDRQMRYLAVSRQWVQVHKLEDSDLIGRQFHVDFGMPVHSRPELQESQEHGVTLLGSPATVSHPELVSQTTEKLTWVSHPWHEDNGDIGGMIFSLIPTCSSPAKENELLREKEALFTATFEQAAVGISHSDPQGQFTHFNRKFCDIVGYTGEELRVLSWMDITHPDDLNIDWESQRRLVAGEIPTYSIEKRYIHKQGFPVWVNLTVSLMRDFNGELKYLIKVIEDIQDRKIAEAKLHKSEADLKAAQKIAHVGNWEFDVITQTITWSDEIFRIYGRDPNVGAPTYLELRQAIHPHDLEYWEARINGIIREGKACKFEYRITRSDGSIRYLYAQVEPTLIEEKVVRLFGTVMDITERKIAQIALQQANEQLEQRVEERTAELRQTIEQLQSEIAYRQQAQSQLRQSQRRYETLTQLLPVGIFHTDNQGNCLYTNERWREITSLSAEQARGDGWSNAIHPDDRARVFSEWQQATQQNVPFQSDYRFAKLDGQVAWVFGQAVAETGEAGEVLGYVGAITDITDRVLAEQALRDSERRFRAIFDQSFQFVGLLKPDGTLTQANQTALDFGGIEPANVIGQLFWETPWWRLSTQTQERLKVAIAQAASGQLIRYEVNAIGAGDQVITVDFSLKPVLDETGAVVLLIAEGRDISKQQALEAELAQQQELLNSLIANAPVGIAILNSDLRYLQINETLAAINGVPVAEHIGKTMTEILPDIAPKVEPIYRQILATGEAILNIEICGETPRQPGVMGTCLVSCIPLRSENNTPIAIGLIVIEITERKQAEAALAESEERFRKIFDCAPIAIALSDVNTNQLVKVNHALCEMLNYSESELLEMSVAQISHPEDMAQELKLGEDIKTGVLATSQFEKRFITKNQEIVLGSLKETLLRDRDGNPSYWLGMVENITERKRAEIELQQQAQLLDQLYDSVVTADLIGNITRWNKGAERIYGYTAAETIGQPISLLFPADQHERLHNLSIILLEQQGSYEKEFKALRKSGEVFDLLLCVSLERDSEGIAIGSIGYGIDITERKRAEAERRATAQKLELMIQQTPLAVIEWGTPELTVVGWNPASEKIFGYSADEVIGRSLFGLIISETTRENVEQIQAGLLSLKGGFHAINENITKDGRALICEWHNTPLADEQGQVVGIISLGLDITERVQTEEALRLSEAQFRTLAQREELINRLTSQIRQSLNLSEILKTTVNAIRELLEVERCHFSWYCPEGIKNEALMINSPCWETVQESRLPETPSRLGVYLASDVGPLGQKVVDSAEEICIDDVDSLDEPVFQEFLRTHEIASFLSFPVHTRTGEVGVIACIRSPHPRPWCDSERELLRAITGQLAIAIDQAGLYEQTSVAAAVSQAKSLELEHALRELQQTQSQLIQSEKMSSLGQLVAGVAHEINNPVSFIYGNIMPAQDYALGLLKLLQLYQEVYPQPPAKIENEIRNIDLEFLAEDLPKLLGSMKVGAERIQEIVRSLRNFSRLDEAQMKEVNIHEGIDSTLMILNSRLRAKSTSPAIEVIKEYGDLPLVECYAGQLNQVFMNLLTNAIDALEERDSRGASLQQSRQIRIRTSLVNKNKLIISIADNGYGISESAQQKLFDPFFTTKPIGKGTGLGLAISYQIVVEKHKGSLQCVSQVGRGTEFIIEIPIDQHRPEMKL from the coding sequence ATGTACGCCTCCGAGCATGAGTTATTTCGGCATTTTCTGGAACATCTCCCTTATGCCGTAGCAATGGTAGACCGCCAAATGCGCTATCTGGCAGTCTCTCGGCAGTGGGTACAAGTTCACAAACTCGAAGACTCTGACCTAATTGGCCGGCAATTTCACGTAGACTTTGGAATGCCGGTTCATTCGCGCCCTGAGTTGCAGGAAAGTCAAGAACATGGAGTCACCCTCCTGGGATCGCCGGCTACAGTTTCCCATCCAGAATTAGTATCCCAAACAACTGAAAAGCTAACATGGGTGAGTCATCCCTGGCACGAAGACAATGGAGACATTGGAGGGATGATTTTTTCCTTAATTCCCACTTGCTCGTCTCCGGCAAAAGAGAACGAATTATTAAGAGAAAAGGAAGCCTTATTTACTGCTACTTTTGAGCAAGCAGCGGTCGGAATTTCCCATAGCGATCCCCAAGGCCAGTTTACCCACTTCAACCGGAAGTTTTGTGACATTGTGGGTTACACAGGTGAAGAATTGCGAGTTCTATCTTGGATGGATATTACTCATCCAGATGATTTAAATATTGATTGGGAGTCTCAGCGCAGGCTTGTTGCCGGTGAAATTCCCACTTATTCAATTGAAAAACGCTATATTCACAAACAAGGTTTTCCCGTCTGGGTTAACTTAACCGTTTCTTTGATGCGCGATTTTAATGGAGAGTTAAAGTATTTAATTAAAGTTATTGAGGACATTCAAGATCGCAAAATAGCCGAGGCAAAACTTCACAAAAGCGAAGCCGACTTAAAAGCTGCTCAGAAAATTGCTCATGTCGGCAACTGGGAATTTGATGTCATCACCCAAACGATCACTTGGTCTGATGAAATTTTCCGAATCTACGGGCGCGATCCCAACGTAGGAGCGCCCACTTATTTAGAACTTCGGCAAGCTATTCATCCCCATGATTTAGAATACTGGGAAGCACGGATAAACGGGATAATTCGTGAGGGAAAAGCGTGCAAGTTTGAATATCGAATTACTCGCTCGGATGGTAGTATTCGCTACCTCTATGCTCAGGTAGAACCTACACTGATTGAGGAAAAAGTGGTGCGGTTGTTTGGCACGGTTATGGACATCACCGAGCGCAAAATAGCCCAAATTGCCTTACAACAAGCCAATGAGCAACTAGAACAACGCGTTGAAGAACGAACTGCAGAATTAAGACAAACAATTGAACAATTGCAGAGCGAAATTGCCTACCGGCAACAGGCTCAATCACAACTGCGCCAGAGTCAGCGACGCTATGAAACCCTGACACAATTATTGCCGGTGGGAATTTTTCACACTGACAATCAAGGAAACTGTTTGTACACCAACGAACGGTGGCGTGAAATTACCAGCCTCTCAGCAGAACAGGCGCGGGGAGATGGATGGTCTAACGCAATTCATCCCGACGACCGAGCGCGTGTTTTTAGTGAATGGCAACAAGCAACGCAACAAAATGTGCCATTTCAATCAGATTATCGCTTTGCCAAGCTTGATGGCCAGGTCGCTTGGGTTTTCGGTCAGGCAGTTGCGGAGACGGGGGAAGCCGGGGAGGTTTTGGGCTATGTTGGAGCCATTACGGATATTACCGACCGGGTGCTAGCAGAGCAAGCGCTGCGCGACAGTGAAAGGCGGTTCCGGGCGATTTTCGACCAGTCGTTCCAGTTTGTGGGGTTGCTGAAACCGGATGGCACCCTTACACAAGCGAACCAGACAGCGCTCGATTTTGGCGGCATAGAGCCGGCAAATGTGATCGGTCAATTGTTTTGGGAAACACCGTGGTGGAGGCTTTCCACTCAAACTCAAGAACGCTTAAAAGTTGCCATTGCTCAGGCTGCAAGTGGCCAACTTATCCGTTATGAAGTGAATGCTATCGGTGCTGGAGATCAAGTGATAACGGTTGATTTCTCCCTCAAGCCGGTGCTTGACGAGACGGGAGCAGTTGTTTTGCTAATTGCAGAAGGACGCGATATCAGCAAACAGCAAGCATTAGAGGCAGAACTGGCGCAACAGCAAGAACTTTTAAATAGCTTGATCGCCAACGCACCCGTTGGCATTGCCATATTAAATAGCGACTTGCGCTATTTGCAAATTAACGAAACCCTAGCAGCAATTAATGGCGTGCCGGTGGCAGAACATATTGGCAAAACGATGACGGAAATCCTACCCGATATCGCACCCAAGGTAGAACCAATTTATCGGCAGATCCTAGCAACGGGCGAAGCCATACTCAATATTGAAATCTGTGGTGAAACACCCAGGCAGCCTGGAGTGATGGGGACGTGTCTGGTTTCTTGTATTCCCCTGCGCTCAGAGAATAATACTCCCATTGCAATTGGGCTGATAGTGATCGAAATTACCGAACGCAAACAAGCAGAAGCTGCACTTGCCGAGAGCGAAGAACGTTTCCGCAAAATTTTTGATTGCGCTCCCATTGCGATTGCTTTATCTGACGTCAATACGAATCAGTTGGTTAAAGTAAATCATGCTTTGTGTGAGATGTTAAATTATAGCGAATCCGAACTTTTGGAAATGTCAGTCGCTCAAATTAGCCATCCAGAAGACATGGCACAAGAATTAAAATTGGGTGAGGATATAAAAACCGGCGTTTTGGCAACTTCTCAATTTGAAAAGCGTTTCATTACCAAAAATCAGGAAATTGTCTTAGGCAGTTTAAAAGAAACGCTACTGCGAGATCGGGACGGCAACCCCAGCTATTGGCTGGGTATGGTTGAGAATATCACAGAGCGGAAACGAGCAGAAATTGAATTGCAACAGCAAGCGCAACTGCTCGATCAACTATATGACTCAGTGGTAACAGCCGACCTCATCGGCAATATCACAAGATGGAACAAGGGCGCTGAGCGAATCTATGGCTATACAGCCGCAGAAACCATTGGTCAACCTATTAGCTTGCTTTTCCCTGCCGATCAGCATGAGCGCCTGCACAACCTAAGCATTATCTTATTGGAGCAGCAAGGCAGTTATGAAAAGGAATTCAAGGCGCTCCGCAAGTCTGGGGAAGTCTTCGATCTGCTTCTATGCGTTTCACTGGAAAGAGACAGTGAGGGAATTGCGATTGGTAGCATAGGCTACGGCATCGACATTACAGAGCGCAAACGCGCCGAAGCGGAACGTCGCGCGACTGCCCAAAAACTTGAATTGATGATTCAGCAAACTCCGCTTGCTGTCATTGAATGGGGAACACCAGAGCTGACAGTGGTGGGGTGGAACCCCGCATCTGAGAAAATTTTTGGCTACAGTGCCGATGAAGTGATCGGACGCAGTTTGTTCGGACTGATTATCTCAGAAACTACTAGAGAAAACGTCGAGCAAATTCAAGCCGGTTTGCTATCACTTAAGGGGGGATTTCATGCTATCAACGAAAATATAACGAAAGATGGGCGGGCGCTGATTTGTGAATGGCATAATACTCCCCTTGCTGATGAGCAAGGTCAAGTTGTGGGAATTATTTCTTTGGGTTTAGATATTACTGAGCGCGTACAGACAGAAGAGGCGCTGCGTCTAAGTGAGGCACAATTCCGCACCCTCGCTCAACGCGAGGAACTGATTAACCGGCTCACCAGTCAAATTCGTCAATCTCTCAATCTTTCAGAGATTTTAAAAACCACTGTTAATGCAATTCGGGAATTGCTAGAAGTTGAGCGATGTCACTTCAGTTGGTATTGTCCAGAGGGAATTAAGAATGAAGCGTTAATGATCAATTCTCCTTGTTGGGAGACGGTTCAAGAATCCAGACTTCCAGAAACACCCAGCCGTTTGGGTGTGTATCTCGCCAGCGATGTCGGCCCGTTAGGACAAAAAGTTGTAGACTCTGCGGAGGAAATTTGCATTGATGATGTTGACTCGCTTGACGAGCCGGTTTTTCAGGAGTTCTTACGCACTCATGAAATTGCTTCATTCCTGAGTTTTCCAGTTCACACTCGGACGGGTGAAGTGGGGGTGATTGCTTGCATTCGTTCGCCGCATCCTCGTCCGTGGTGCGATAGTGAACGAGAATTATTAAGAGCAATTACCGGCCAATTAGCCATTGCAATTGACCAAGCTGGGCTTTACGAGCAAACGAGCGTTGCTGCGGCAGTTTCCCAAGCTAAAAGTCTGGAGTTAGAACACGCTTTGCGGGAGCTGCAACAAACTCAATCGCAGCTAATTCAGAGCGAAAAAATGTCTTCCTTGGGGCAGTTGGTTGCCGGTGTTGCTCACGAAATTAACAATCCAGTGAGCTTTATCTATGGTAATATTATGCCGGCTCAGGATTACGCGCTTGGTTTGTTGAAACTTCTTCAACTTTATCAGGAGGTTTATCCCCAGCCGCCTGCTAAAATTGAGAATGAAATCAGAAATATTGATTTAGAATTTCTGGCAGAAGATTTGCCGAAATTGCTGGGTTCGATGAAAGTGGGAGCTGAGCGAATTCAAGAAATTGTGCGCTCTTTAAGAAACTTCTCTCGCCTTGATGAAGCGCAAATGAAAGAGGTTAATATTCATGAAGGAATCGACAGCACCTTGATGATTTTGAACAGCCGGCTCAGAGCGAAATCTACTTCTCCTGCTATTGAGGTGATTAAAGAATATGGCGATTTGCCTTTAGTCGAGTGTTATGCCGGCCAACTCAATCAAGTGTTTATGAATTTACTCACCAATGCAATAGATGCCTTGGAAGAACGGGACAGCCGAGGTGCTTCTTTGCAGCAAAGCCGGCAAATTCGGATTCGGACTTCTCTTGTTAATAAAAACAAACTAATCATTTCCATTGCGGACAATGGTTATGGAATTAGTGAGTCCGCCCAACAAAAACTTTTTGATCCCTTCTTCACAACAAAACCCATTGGTAAAGGAACGGGTTTGGGCTTAGCAATTAGTTATCAAATTGTGGTTGAGAAGCATAAAGGCTCGTTGCAATGTGTTTCACAAGTTGGTCGGGGCACAGAGTTTATCATTGAAATTCCGATTGATCAGCACCGCCCTGAGATGAAGTTATGA
- a CDS encoding PIN/TRAM domain-containing protein codes for MLDAIIILSFILAAAGIGFYGVELLPSSTMQQVTSIEGLRLVTTGFGALIGVAVGLSAQTTYRRMEAQIRQMPVEMLLTRAVGLVIGLLVANLMLAPLFLLPIPREFAFIKPLVAVVGSILFAFTGVTLADSHGRAFLRLINPNSVESILMAEGTLKPVATKVLDTSCIIDGRIEQLLETGFVEGQILVAQFVLQELQLVADASNDLKRVRGRRGLDILKRLMETYPDRIVIHSADYEDINTVDAKLVRLAQEINGTLLTNDYNLSKVASVQKVPVLNINDLTQAVRPTYLPGDNIDLKIVKEGKEPAQGVGYLEDGTMVVVEEGGIHIGGELRVVVTSALQTSAGRMIFARPHASAVTG; via the coding sequence ATGCTTGATGCAATCATTATTCTTTCATTCATCCTAGCAGCAGCAGGAATCGGTTTCTACGGGGTAGAACTGCTTCCTAGCAGTACGATGCAACAGGTAACGAGTATAGAGGGGTTGCGCTTGGTAACAACCGGCTTTGGGGCGCTGATTGGCGTTGCCGTCGGCTTATCGGCGCAAACCACCTATCGGCGGATGGAAGCGCAGATCCGCCAAATGCCGGTAGAAATGCTGCTGACGCGTGCGGTTGGTTTAGTCATTGGCTTATTAGTTGCCAACTTAATGCTGGCCCCGCTTTTCTTGCTGCCGATTCCCCGTGAGTTTGCCTTTATTAAACCCTTAGTGGCTGTGGTTGGCAGCATCCTGTTTGCCTTCACCGGCGTCACTTTGGCAGACAGTCATGGTCGCGCCTTCTTACGCTTGATCAATCCGAACAGTGTGGAATCCATCCTGATGGCCGAAGGCACCCTCAAGCCGGTGGCAACCAAAGTTTTAGATACCAGCTGCATTATTGATGGTCGCATCGAGCAGTTGCTAGAAACTGGATTTGTTGAGGGTCAAATTCTTGTAGCGCAGTTTGTGCTACAGGAATTGCAACTTGTGGCTGATGCTTCTAACGATTTAAAACGCGTGAGAGGCCGGCGCGGTTTGGATATCCTCAAGCGGCTAATGGAAACGTATCCAGACCGGATTGTGATCCATTCAGCAGACTACGAAGATATCAACACAGTGGATGCTAAATTAGTCCGTTTAGCACAAGAAATTAACGGCACCTTGCTGACAAATGACTACAACTTAAGTAAAGTTGCCAGCGTCCAAAAAGTGCCGGTGTTGAATATCAATGACTTAACCCAAGCTGTACGTCCGACTTATCTTCCTGGCGATAATATTGACCTAAAAATCGTTAAAGAAGGGAAAGAACCGGCTCAAGGCGTGGGTTATTTAGAAGACGGCACAATGGTGGTTGTTGAAGAAGGTGGCATCCACATTGGCGGCGAATTGCGCGTCGTCGTGACATCCGCACTACAAACGTCTGCCGGTCGGATGATTTTTGCCCGTCCCCACGCATCAGCCGTTACTGGATAA
- a CDS encoding VWA domain-containing protein, producing MKVSLQPALNDSNVDATQASSQRQLSISISAIAAEMDRNVPLNLCLILDHSGSMSGRPLETVKQAAHRLVDRLNPGDRLSVVAFDHRAKVIVSNQAIEDRGRVKKQIDKLHPEGGTAIDEGLKLGIDELAKGKKDRISQAFLLTDGENEHGDNNRCLKLAQLATDHKLTLNTLGFGDHWNQDILEKIADAAGGNLAYIERPDQAIDVFSRLFSRIQSVGLTNAYLLLSLMPKVRLAELKPIAQVIPDAIELPVQREADRIVVRLGDLMKDAPRVILANLYLAQLAQGRQTIANLQIRYDDPAAGVEGVLSEVVPVDANFLSVYQPAINPEVQQHILALAKYRQTQLAEAKLQQGDRAGAATMLQTAAKTALQMGDKGAATVLQSSATQLQSGEELSEADRKKTRIVSKTVLQ from the coding sequence ATGAAAGTAAGTTTGCAACCGGCCTTAAATGATTCTAACGTTGATGCCACTCAGGCAAGCAGCCAGCGTCAGCTATCGATTTCGATCTCTGCGATCGCTGCTGAGATGGATCGCAATGTGCCCCTCAACTTGTGTTTGATTTTGGATCACAGTGGTTCGATGAGTGGGCGACCCCTGGAAACGGTGAAACAAGCAGCGCATCGCCTTGTAGATAGGCTGAATCCGGGTGATCGCCTCTCGGTGGTGGCATTTGACCACAGGGCTAAAGTCATTGTCTCAAATCAGGCGATTGAAGATCGGGGGCGGGTTAAAAAGCAGATTGATAAACTTCATCCTGAAGGCGGTACTGCCATTGATGAGGGTTTGAAGCTGGGAATTGATGAACTGGCTAAAGGCAAAAAAGATAGGATTTCCCAAGCGTTTCTCCTCACAGATGGCGAGAATGAACACGGCGATAATAACCGTTGTTTGAAGCTGGCTCAACTGGCAACTGATCACAAACTCACACTAAATACGCTGGGGTTTGGTGATCACTGGAATCAAGATATTTTGGAAAAGATTGCCGATGCTGCCGGCGGTAATTTGGCTTATATTGAGCGTCCCGATCAAGCGATCGATGTGTTTAGCCGGCTGTTTAGCCGCATTCAATCTGTGGGACTAACGAATGCTTACCTGTTGCTGTCATTAATGCCGAAGGTGCGCCTCGCGGAACTCAAACCGATCGCTCAGGTGATCCCCGATGCGATTGAATTGCCGGTGCAAAGAGAGGCAGATCGGATTGTGGTGCGTTTGGGAGACTTAATGAAGGATGCACCCAGAGTGATTTTGGCTAACCTTTACCTCGCGCAGCTGGCACAAGGCCGGCAAACGATTGCCAATCTGCAAATCCGTTATGATGACCCTGCTGCCGGTGTTGAAGGGGTACTCTCGGAAGTGGTGCCGGTGGATGCTAACTTCCTGAGTGTTTACCAGCCGGCAATTAACCCAGAAGTACAGCAGCACATTCTCGCTTTGGCAAAATACCGGCAAACTCAACTGGCAGAGGCGAAATTGCAACAAGGCGATCGAGCCGGTGCCGCTACAATGTTGCAAACAGCCGCGAAAACGGCGCTGCAAATGGGAGATAAAGGTGCGGCGACGGTATTGCAAAGCAGTGCAACGCAATTGCAATCAGGGGAAGAACTTTCAGAAGCTGATCGCAAGAAAACTCGCATTGTTTCTAAAACTGTTTTGCAATAG
- a CDS encoding rhomboid family intramembrane serine protease — protein sequence MIPISDNLPNSRFPLVTYLLIGFTIALFFWELKLEVAGELSDFLLSWGVVPARLHAVAKDAIASGNPAAWFILLFMSSRSLLSGIFLHGSFSQILGNLLFLWVFGKRVEELLGHGRFLGFYLICGLLTGIVQILVEPALSVPLVGANGAIAGVLGAYLVKFSKAKIDSILPLVVVFIPMEIPAFLYSILWFIQQLFYSIGQLLVVGGVNFQGIGYWAHGVGLLIGAGLVPLMGKPLSTIVSD from the coding sequence ATGATTCCGATTTCTGATAATCTTCCGAACAGCCGGTTTCCACTTGTTACTTACTTGCTGATTGGTTTTACAATTGCTTTATTTTTTTGGGAACTGAAACTAGAAGTTGCCGGTGAGTTAAGTGATTTTCTCTTAAGTTGGGGAGTCGTACCGGCACGTTTGCACGCTGTAGCGAAAGATGCGATAGCATCGGGAAATCCGGCTGCTTGGTTCATCTTGCTATTCATGTCTTCCCGTTCCCTCCTCTCAGGGATTTTTCTTCACGGCAGCTTTAGCCAAATCTTGGGAAACTTACTGTTTTTATGGGTGTTTGGTAAAAGAGTGGAGGAGCTTTTAGGACATGGGCGATTTCTGGGATTTTATCTCATTTGCGGGCTTTTAACCGGCATTGTGCAAATTTTGGTAGAGCCGGCACTCTCAGTACCTTTAGTGGGGGCTAATGGAGCCATTGCTGGAGTTTTAGGCGCGTATCTTGTGAAGTTTTCCAAAGCAAAGATTGACAGTATTTTGCCGCTAGTTGTTGTATTTATTCCAATGGAAATTCCGGCTTTCTTATACTCAATATTATGGTTTATTCAGCAGCTATTTTACAGCATTGGTCAACTGCTCGTGGTCGGAGGTGTGAACTTTCAAGGAATCGGTTACTGGGCGCATGGAGTTGGTTTGCTCATCGGTGCCGGCTTAGTGCCACTCATGGGAAAACCTCTATCAACAATAGTCAGTGATTAA
- the hemW gene encoding radical SAM family heme chaperone HemW encodes MNSAIAYTPTPPSSLTSGVPTAAYLHIPFCRRRCYYCDFPVSVVGDRKNGENSGTIQQYVEMLLQEVCTTSATCQPLLRSKSLPLETIFFGGGTPSLLSAGQIRRILEALEQEFGLAAGAEISMEMDPGTFTLEQLEGYRTAGVNRVSLGVQAFQDELLGVCGRSHTVSDILEAVEMLRQVDFHNFSIDLISGLPHQNLDLWKASLEAAVAISPAHISSYDLIVEQNTAFNRYYQAGVQPLPGDEMAAQMYRLAQQILTSAGYEHYEISNYAKPGYQCRHNRVYWQNRPYFGFGMGATSYVQGRRFTRPRKTWEYYEWLHSEGAKQNGASEIEDAGTECFQDILLETLMLGLRLAEGLSLSGLAEKFGTGTLEKILTCLQPYHRQGWVEILNPDGVPSAVSLGQNPPAFGQLRLSDPEGFLFSNTILASLFRQFSS; translated from the coding sequence TTGAATAGTGCAATAGCTTATACTCCAACGCCTCCAAGCTCTTTAACATCAGGTGTTCCGACTGCTGCCTACCTTCACATTCCCTTCTGCCGGCGTCGCTGTTATTACTGCGATTTTCCCGTTTCTGTGGTTGGGGATCGCAAAAATGGTGAGAATTCTGGCACAATTCAACAATATGTTGAGATGCTGTTGCAAGAAGTATGCACAACTTCAGCAACTTGTCAACCGCTTCTCCGCTCAAAATCTCTGCCACTAGAGACAATTTTTTTTGGTGGCGGCACTCCCTCTCTGCTTTCAGCCGGCCAGATCCGGCGTATTTTGGAAGCACTTGAGCAAGAGTTTGGCCTAGCTGCCGGCGCTGAAATTTCGATGGAGATGGACCCAGGAACCTTTACCCTGGAACAACTCGAAGGCTATCGAACGGCTGGGGTAAATCGGGTGAGTTTAGGCGTGCAAGCGTTTCAAGATGAACTGTTAGGTGTGTGTGGCCGTTCTCATACAGTTTCAGACATTTTGGAAGCAGTGGAAATGCTTCGCCAGGTAGATTTTCACAATTTCAGTATCGACTTAATTTCTGGGTTGCCCCATCAAAACCTTGATCTGTGGAAAGCTTCGCTAGAAGCAGCGGTGGCGATTTCACCGGCTCATATTTCAAGTTACGATTTGATCGTTGAGCAAAATACAGCCTTTAATCGTTACTATCAAGCCGGTGTTCAGCCCTTGCCAGGAGATGAAATGGCTGCTCAAATGTACCGACTAGCACAGCAAATCTTAACAAGTGCCGGTTACGAACATTACGAAATTTCTAATTACGCCAAGCCTGGTTATCAATGCCGGCATAATCGAGTGTACTGGCAAAACCGGCCTTACTTTGGCTTTGGCATGGGTGCAACCAGTTATGTTCAAGGCCGGCGATTTACGCGACCTCGCAAGACGTGGGAATATTATGAATGGCTGCACTCGGAAGGCGCAAAGCAGAATGGGGCAAGCGAAATAGAGGATGCCGGCACTGAGTGTTTTCAGGATATTCTGCTGGAAACTTTGATGTTGGGGTTACGGCTGGCAGAAGGGTTGAGCTTGTCTGGACTAGCCGAAAAATTTGGGACCGGCACCCTAGAAAAGATTTTGACGTGTTTGCAACCCTATCACCGGCAAGGATGGGTAGAAATCTTAAACCCAGATGGAGTGCCGAGCGCGGTTTCCCTCGGACAAAACCCGCCAGCATTTGGCCAACTGCGCCTGAGTGACCCGGAAGGATTCTTATTTTCTAATACGATTCTGGCCAGCCTGTTTCGTCAATTTAGTTCTTAA
- a CDS encoding ATP-dependent Clp protease proteolytic subunit yields MNSPIKAVQSSQYGDAYYRTPPPDLPSLLLKERIVYLGLPLVSPDEYKDQLGVDVTELIIAQLLYLQYDDPEKPIYIYINSTGTSWYGGDSIGFETEAFAICDTISYIKPPVHTICLGQAMGTAAMILSAGTKGCRASLPHATIILHQARSRTRGQATDIQIRAKEVLANKATIVEIFAKNTEQSAEKISKDMDRMFYMTPYQAKEYGLIDRVLESSKDLPTPVPAVV; encoded by the coding sequence ATGAACTCACCCATCAAGGCTGTTCAATCGAGCCAATACGGAGATGCCTACTATAGGACACCCCCGCCAGATTTACCGTCCCTTTTATTGAAGGAACGCATTGTTTATCTGGGACTGCCGCTAGTTTCACCAGATGAGTATAAAGATCAGCTAGGGGTAGACGTAACAGAGCTAATTATTGCCCAATTGCTCTATTTGCAATACGATGACCCAGAGAAGCCTATTTATATCTACATCAACTCTACCGGCACTTCTTGGTATGGTGGAGATTCCATTGGTTTTGAAACAGAAGCCTTTGCAATCTGTGACACCATTAGTTACATAAAGCCTCCCGTTCATACCATTTGTTTGGGTCAGGCAATGGGCACGGCAGCAATGATTTTATCAGCCGGCACGAAAGGATGTAGAGCGAGTTTGCCCCACGCTACGATCATTCTGCACCAAGCTCGCAGCCGCACACGGGGTCAAGCCACAGACATTCAAATTCGGGCAAAAGAAGTCTTGGCAAATAAAGCGACAATCGTGGAGATTTTCGCAAAAAATACGGAACAGTCGGCTGAAAAAATTTCCAAAGATATGGACAGAATGTTCTACATGACCCCCTATCAAGCCAAAGAATATGGCTTGATCGACCGGGTTTTAGAAAGTTCTAAAGACCTGCCTACACCCGTCCCCGCTGTAGTCTGA